The Ranitomeya imitator isolate aRanImi1 chromosome 3, aRanImi1.pri, whole genome shotgun sequence genome has a window encoding:
- the LOC138671464 gene encoding piggyBac transposable element-derived protein 4-like: protein MSDSNAGSSFRHNPRKRVCRFTSDEIMRMLEESDSEHEDEPYVPSDDENYVPQVDVTEEDSDIEQEMVIEHENEYESDESVEDDSVPQSAGDIWTAKDETQWCSNPLPNAQTKSRNVLRQRGGPAAISNLYTAKELFKSIMTPEMCDIILRETNRKAKRVCDAYNNELVQRFPDSSKRPPQKTFKQFTETELHAFLGILIAAGVHRANKENLEEMWNVAALPLIRAAMSRDRFKMILRFIRFDNENTRAERVQTDKAAPIRDIWTMLNSNLERAYKPYHCITVDEQLFPFRGHTKFTQYIPSKPAKYGIKIFWACDSSNAYPLQGQLYTGKPTDGPRQVNIGERTVLDLVSSYKGSGRNVTTDNFFTTMELAKVLNSWNMTLVGTVRKNKRFLPNNMQPAKERPVYSTNFAYNHDATVCSYVPKKNKSVVLLSSMHMTGEVEETLAAKPEIIKYYNITKGGVDVMDKMLGEYTVKRRTSRWTLAFFYNMIDVSGLASYIIYREHNPSFRAKDQRRKFLKDLANQLCMIAIEDRSTNKMIMRNHFLRGAVEMVLGRCIVVASQPAAGPKIPHGSRGPSPVVGSCYVCRDLRRKQRKTRKSCVVCVKPICDEHSVAKPTCITLNVLIYGNYGPSFQRQSEI, encoded by the exons atgagtgatagtaatgctggatctagtttccgccataatccaagaaaacgtgtttgcag atttacgtctgacgaaataatgcgaatgctagaagaatctgattctgagcatgaggatgaaccatatgttccatctgatgatgaaaactatgtaccacaagtggatgttactgaagaagattcagacattgaacaagaaatggtcatagagcatgaaaatgaatacgaatcagacgaaagtgttgaggatgattctgtgcctcaaagtgcaggcgacatttggactgctaaggatgaaactcaatggtgcagtaatccactgccaaatgcacaaacaaaatctcgtaatgtcctacgacaaagaggtggccctgcagcaatcagcaacctatatacagcaaaagagctattcaagtccatcatgactcccgagatgtgtgacatcatattacgggaaacgaatcgaaaggccaagagagtttgtgatgcttacaacaacgaactggtacaacgttttcctgattcttccaaacggccaccacaaaaaacattcaagcaatttactgaaactgaacttcatgcatttttgggcatactgattgctgctggtgtgcacagagccaacaaagagaatctggaggaaatgtggaatgttgctgctctgcctcttatacgtgcagccatgtctcgtgaccgcttcaagatgatactcagatttatcaggtttgacaacgaaaatacacgtgcagaacgtgtgcaaacagataaagctgcaccaatacgggacatctggacaatgctgaacagtaatctggagagagcctacaagccatatcattgtatcaccgtcgacgagcaattatttccatttagaggtcatactaaatttacccagtatataccttcaaaaccagctaaatatggcataaagattttctgggcttgtgactcatcaaatgcctaccctttacaaggtcagctctacactgggaaaccaactgatggtcctcgacaagtaaacattggagaacgaacagtattggacctagtgagctcgtataaaggctctggaagaaatgtcaccaccgataacttctttacaaccatggaactagctaaggtattgaactcctggaacatgacactagttggtacagtgagaaaaaacaaaaggttcctacctaacaacatgcagcctgccaaagaaaggcctgtatactcgacaaattttgcctacaatcatgatgcaacagtctgttcatatgtaccaaagaagaacaaatcagtcgtgcttctatcatctatgcacatgacgggagaagttgaagagacactagcagccaagccagagataataaaatactacaacataacaaaaggtggcgttgatgttatggataaaatgttgggagagtacactgtgaaacgacgaacatcacgttggactttggcatttttctacaatatgattgatgtcagtgggttagcatcctacatcatctacagagaacacaatccaagcttcagggcaaaggatcaacgaagaaagttcctgaaagatctcgcaaatcagctgtgtatgattgcaattgaagatcgtagtacaaacaaaatgataatgagaaaccattttcttcgaggtgcagtagaaatggtgcttggacgatgcattgtggtagcatcgcagccagcagctggccccaaaatacctcatggtagtcgtggaccctcccctgttgttggtagttgctatgtctgcagagacctgaggcgaaaacaacgcaagactagaaagtcttgtgtggtttgtgtgaaacccatttgcgatgaacactctgtagcaaagccaacatgcattactt TGAATGTTCTCATATACGGTAACTACGGACCAAGTTTTCAAAGACAGTCAGAGATTTAA